A window of the Yersinia rochesterensis genome harbors these coding sequences:
- the astE gene encoding succinylglutamate desuccinylase, whose translation MLDFLSATLSGNPPQVTGGETPNLKWHWLDEGVLMLIPHGSYSQSVVLSAGIHGNETAPIEILNQLVSDLLAGKFPLAIRLLVILGNPPAIRAGKRYLTADINRMFGGRHQNYSPIDEARRAETLEQRVGEFFAADLQSTRLHYDLHTAIRGSYHTRFGLLPYQTTPYSATMLRWLKDSELEALVMHSAAGGTFAHFSSEFCQAASCTLELGKALPFGENQLEQFSSIITGLRALAGGRQLPGRSSGAIIFYRVVKSLFKQHADFKLWVADDTVNFTRYTQGTLLAEQLSEHYCVEHEYEWILFPNPGVALGLRAGIMLVQMDESELKKI comes from the coding sequence ATGCTAGATTTTTTGTCTGCCACACTCTCGGGAAATCCACCACAGGTTACCGGCGGTGAAACTCCCAATCTTAAATGGCACTGGCTGGATGAGGGGGTGTTGATGCTGATACCCCACGGCAGTTATTCACAGTCAGTGGTGTTATCGGCAGGTATTCATGGAAATGAAACGGCTCCGATTGAGATTCTAAACCAATTGGTCTCAGATCTATTAGCAGGCAAATTTCCTTTGGCAATACGTTTGTTGGTCATATTAGGCAATCCACCGGCTATCAGGGCCGGAAAACGCTATCTCACTGCCGATATCAATCGCATGTTCGGTGGGCGTCATCAAAATTACTCACCTATTGATGAGGCTAGGCGGGCTGAAACTCTTGAACAAAGGGTGGGCGAGTTTTTTGCCGCCGACTTACAATCCACACGGCTACATTATGATTTACACACGGCGATTCGCGGTTCTTATCATACTCGATTTGGTTTATTACCTTATCAAACCACGCCGTATTCAGCGACCATGTTGCGCTGGTTAAAAGATAGTGAGCTAGAGGCATTAGTCATGCACTCCGCCGCAGGGGGGACTTTCGCCCACTTTAGTAGTGAATTTTGTCAGGCGGCAAGTTGCACTCTGGAATTAGGTAAAGCGCTGCCCTTTGGGGAGAATCAACTCGAACAATTTAGTTCTATCATCACTGGTTTGCGCGCATTGGCCGGTGGTAGACAGCTGCCGGGGCGTTCTAGCGGGGCAATAATATTCTACCGCGTGGTGAAATCACTGTTTAAGCAGCATGCAGATTTTAAACTGTGGGTGGCGGATGACACAGTGAATTTCACTCGCTATACGCAAGGGACATTGCTGGCAGAACAACTTAGTGAACATTATTGCGTTGAACATGAATACGAATGGATCTTGTTCCCGAATCCTGGGGTTGCGTTGGGGTTACGTGCTGGGATCATGTTGGTGCAGATGGATGAGAGTGAATTAAAAAAAATATAA
- the astD gene encoding succinylglutamate-semialdehyde dehydrogenase encodes MTHPALFIQGKWRTGKGAHFDKHDPMDQQLLWQARAADSTDVAAACSAARDAFPAWARTPLEQRVAIVQRFAALLEQHKQPLARTISLETSKPHWETLTEVQAMVGKVAISLQAYQTRTGSSQTPMADGVSVLRHRPHGVLAVFGPYNFPGHLPNGHIVPALLAGNTVVFKPSELTPVTAEETVKLWQSAGIPDGVLNLVQGGRETGEALAAQPDIDGLLFTGSANTGYHLHQKLAGQPEKILALEMGGNNALIIEQVKDCDAAVNLAIQSAFISAGQRCTCSRRLLVKRGEQGDAFLQRFVAVAKALRIGRWDSQPAPFMGAVISAQAAEKMLVAQQHLLALGGQSLLTMTRPDSQSAVLTPGIIDITGLSEAPDEEYFGPLVSVIRYTDFSEALKIANQTRFGLAIGLVSEDREQFDQLLLEARAGIVNWNKPLTGASSAAPFGGIGASGNHRPSAFYAADYCAWPMASLESESLTLPATLSPGISFDLPD; translated from the coding sequence ATGACCCATCCAGCACTGTTTATTCAGGGGAAATGGCGCACTGGCAAAGGTGCTCATTTCGACAAACATGACCCTATGGATCAGCAATTATTATGGCAAGCGCGTGCCGCTGACAGCACAGATGTTGCCGCCGCCTGTAGTGCGGCGCGCGATGCTTTCCCAGCTTGGGCACGGACGCCACTGGAACAGCGGGTGGCCATTGTTCAACGTTTTGCCGCATTACTTGAACAACATAAACAGCCATTGGCGCGCACCATTAGCCTGGAAACCAGTAAACCACACTGGGAAACCCTGACAGAAGTGCAGGCCATGGTGGGCAAAGTGGCCATTTCATTGCAAGCCTATCAAACCCGCACCGGCAGCAGCCAAACCCCGATGGCGGATGGCGTTTCAGTGCTACGGCACCGGCCGCATGGCGTGTTGGCAGTATTTGGCCCTTATAACTTCCCCGGACATTTACCGAATGGGCATATTGTCCCTGCATTGTTAGCGGGCAACACGGTGGTGTTTAAACCCAGTGAGCTGACCCCGGTGACAGCAGAAGAAACCGTCAAATTATGGCAATCGGCAGGTATTCCTGATGGCGTGCTCAATTTAGTGCAGGGCGGGCGAGAAACCGGCGAAGCACTGGCGGCTCAACCTGATATTGATGGCTTGCTGTTTACCGGCAGCGCCAATACCGGTTACCACTTGCATCAAAAACTGGCCGGTCAGCCAGAGAAAATTTTGGCGCTGGAGATGGGCGGAAATAATGCGCTGATCATCGAGCAAGTGAAAGACTGTGATGCGGCAGTCAACCTCGCGATTCAGTCTGCGTTTATCTCCGCCGGTCAGCGCTGTACCTGCTCGCGCCGCCTGTTAGTTAAACGCGGTGAGCAAGGTGATGCATTTTTACAGCGTTTTGTGGCGGTAGCTAAAGCGCTGCGTATCGGGCGCTGGGATAGTCAACCGGCTCCTTTTATGGGGGCGGTGATTTCCGCTCAGGCGGCTGAAAAAATGCTGGTAGCTCAACAACATCTGCTGGCATTAGGGGGGCAATCCTTATTGACCATGACTCGCCCCGATAGCCAAAGCGCCGTTTTAACACCGGGTATTATTGATATCACCGGCCTCAGTGAGGCCCCTGATGAAGAATATTTTGGCCCGCTGGTGAGTGTGATTCGCTATACCGATTTTAGTGAGGCACTAAAAATAGCGAATCAAACCCGATTCGGTTTAGCCATTGGTTTGGTTTCAGAGGACAGAGAACAGTTCGATCAACTGCTCTTGGAGGCGCGTGCGGGTATTGTTAACTGGAATAAACCGTTGACGGGAGCCTCTAGCGCAGCTCCCTTTGGTGGGATCGGGGCTTCAGGGAATCATCGACCAAGTGCATTTTACGCCGCTGATTACTGTGCCTGGCCGATGGCGTCACTCGAAAGTGAAAGCTTGACGCTGCCAGCTACCTTGTCACCGGGGATTTCTTTCGATTTACCTGATTAA
- the astA gene encoding arginine N-succinyltransferase, whose product MMRVRPVERRDLADIFELAGKTGVGMTSLPQNEQHLEARIERALNTWQGSLAVGEQGYLFVLEDTERDKVVGVSAIEVAVGMNDPWYNFRVGTLVHASKTLNVYKSVPTLFLSNDHTGYSELCTLFLDPEYRKDKNGPFLSKVRFLFIAAFRQFFSRKVIAEMRGYTDEQGRSPFWENVGRHFFAIEFAKADYLSGTGQKAFIAELMPKHPLYVDFLAEEARAVIGQVHPHTAPARAVLETEGLQYQGYVDIFDGGPTLEASIDEVRAVRDSSQRKVVIDDSDIDPTGTAYLVTNDSYQYFRAILIHTHLSDELLHLTTENAAALGVIAGDSVRIISLFAPETRK is encoded by the coding sequence ATGATGAGAGTTCGCCCGGTAGAGCGCCGTGATTTAGCCGATATCTTTGAGTTGGCTGGAAAAACCGGCGTTGGCATGACCTCACTGCCGCAAAATGAGCAGCATCTCGAAGCGAGAATCGAGCGTGCATTGAATACCTGGCAAGGTTCTTTGGCGGTAGGTGAACAGGGTTATCTGTTTGTGTTGGAAGATACTGAGCGGGATAAAGTCGTAGGGGTCAGCGCCATTGAAGTGGCCGTGGGAATGAATGACCCTTGGTATAACTTCCGCGTGGGGACTCTGGTTCACGCCTCCAAAACGCTCAATGTGTACAAATCAGTCCCGACCCTATTCTTGAGCAATGACCACACTGGCTACAGCGAACTCTGCACTCTGTTTCTTGATCCTGAATATCGTAAGGATAAAAACGGCCCTTTCTTATCAAAAGTCCGCTTTCTGTTTATTGCCGCATTTCGTCAGTTTTTCTCCCGCAAAGTGATCGCCGAGATGCGCGGTTACACCGATGAGCAGGGGCGTTCGCCATTTTGGGAAAACGTTGGCCGCCACTTTTTCGCTATCGAATTCGCTAAAGCGGATTATTTGAGTGGGACGGGGCAAAAAGCATTTATTGCTGAATTGATGCCAAAACACCCGTTGTATGTGGATTTCCTGGCCGAGGAAGCCCGTGCGGTGATAGGTCAGGTTCACCCCCACACTGCACCTGCGCGGGCGGTTCTGGAGACTGAAGGCCTGCAATATCAAGGGTATGTCGATATCTTTGATGGTGGCCCGACATTGGAAGCCAGTATTGATGAAGTGCGGGCGGTGCGTGATAGCAGCCAACGAAAAGTCGTTATCGATGATAGCGATATTGACCCAACTGGCACCGCTTATTTAGTGACCAATGACAGTTACCAATATTTCCGCGCAATATTGATTCACACCCATCTATCAGACGAATTGCTGCATTTAACCACTGAAAATGCAGCCGCACTGGGGGTCATCGCCGGTGATTCGGTTCGGATAATTAGCCTTTTTGCACCGGAGACAAGAAAATGA
- the astB gene encoding N-succinylarginine dihydrolase yields MAGYEVNFDGLVGLTHHYAGLSFGNEASAKHQNALSNPKLAAKQGLLKMKTLADLGYKQGILPPQERPALGFLRQLGFSGSDEQVLSEVARKSPRLLSAVSSASSMWTANAATVSPSADSADGRVHFTVANLNNKFHRAIETNTTSAILKSIFNNHRHFVHHDALPSVELFGDEGAANHNRLGGEYDHPAIQVFVYGRQGLESGIAPSRYPARQTLEASEAVARLHLLDPDRAVFIQQNPAVIDQGVFHNDVIAVSNQNVLFHHQYAFVPDIQVMDSLRRKMARIEQQLITIEVPAAQVSVGQAVSTYLFNSQLLNKLNGKMLLVIPQESQENPAVWGYLSELINSGGPIDEVRVFDLRESMHNGGGPACLRLRVALNETELAAVNSRVMMTPALFVALNNWVDKYYRDRLQFKDLADPQLLQEGRQALDELTKILNLGSIYPFQNH; encoded by the coding sequence ATGGCAGGATATGAAGTGAACTTCGATGGATTGGTTGGGCTGACCCATCACTATGCGGGATTGTCTTTTGGCAATGAAGCCTCTGCCAAACATCAAAATGCACTCTCCAACCCGAAGCTAGCGGCAAAACAGGGTTTGCTGAAAATGAAAACGCTGGCTGATTTAGGGTACAAGCAGGGCATATTGCCACCGCAGGAGCGCCCCGCGCTAGGTTTTTTACGCCAACTTGGGTTCAGTGGTTCAGATGAACAAGTCTTGAGTGAAGTTGCTCGTAAATCTCCGCGCCTATTGTCGGCGGTGAGTTCAGCATCATCTATGTGGACGGCGAATGCGGCGACAGTCTCACCCTCCGCTGACAGTGCTGATGGCCGGGTTCATTTTACTGTCGCAAACTTGAATAATAAATTTCATCGGGCCATTGAGACCAATACAACGTCAGCAATATTAAAAAGTATTTTCAATAACCATCGTCATTTTGTGCATCACGATGCTTTGCCTTCGGTTGAGTTATTTGGCGATGAGGGCGCGGCAAACCATAACCGTCTGGGAGGCGAATATGACCACCCCGCGATCCAGGTCTTTGTTTATGGTCGTCAAGGGCTTGAGAGCGGAATAGCACCTAGCCGATATCCTGCCCGGCAAACATTGGAGGCCAGCGAGGCCGTGGCGCGATTACATCTGTTAGATCCTGACCGGGCTGTTTTTATTCAGCAAAATCCAGCGGTTATCGATCAAGGGGTATTCCACAACGATGTTATCGCGGTCAGTAATCAAAACGTGTTATTCCACCACCAATACGCATTCGTGCCCGATATTCAGGTAATGGATAGTTTGCGCCGCAAGATGGCGCGAATTGAGCAACAGCTAATCACCATTGAAGTGCCTGCTGCGCAAGTTTCTGTCGGACAAGCGGTATCGACCTATCTGTTTAACAGCCAATTGTTGAATAAACTCAATGGCAAGATGCTGCTGGTAATCCCACAAGAATCACAAGAAAACCCAGCGGTGTGGGGATATCTATCTGAACTGATAAATAGCGGCGGCCCAATTGATGAAGTTAGAGTTTTTGACCTGCGCGAAAGTATGCACAATGGTGGTGGGCCGGCCTGTTTGCGCTTGCGTGTCGCGCTAAATGAAACAGAGTTGGCGGCGGTGAATAGCCGAGTGATGATGACTCCGGCCTTGTTTGTAGCGCTGAATAATTGGGTCGATAAATATTATCGCGATCGTTTGCAATTTAAGGATTTAGCAGACCCGCAGTTATTGCAAGAAGGGCGACAAGCATTGGACGAATTGACGAAAATACTTAACCTTGGCTCAATATATCCGTTCCAGAATCATTAA